The Rathayibacter caricis DSM 15933 genomic sequence TTGTCCTCGACGCGGTAGGTGAAGCTGTTGCCGGTCGAGTCGACGTAGTCGACGTAGTGGTTGTTGGCGGAGTCCATGTAGCCGATCGCGGAGGTGACGCCCGTCGCGACCGGATTGGGGTTCTCGTAGTAGTACAGGCCACCGTCGGGCGAGAGGAAGTACCCGTTGCCGACCGCCTTCGAGCGGGGGCCGCCGAAGGAGGCGGTGTTGTTGTCCTCGACCCGATAGCCGAAGGCGTTCCCGGTGGAGTCGATGTAGTCGACGTAGTGGTTGTTGGCGGTGTCGAGGTAGCCGAAAGCGGAAGTGACGCCCGTCGCGACCGGATTGGGGTTCTCGTAGTAGTAGAGGCCGCCGTCGGGTGAGAGGAAGTACCCATTGCCGACAGCGGTGGAGCGGTCACCGCCGAAGGAGGCGGTGTTGTTGTCCTCGGCGCGGTAGGCGAAGGAGCTCCCATCGGTCTTGACGTAGTCGACGTAGTGATTGTTGGCCGCGTCGAGGTAGCCGACTGCAGATGCCACGCCGGTGGCGACGGGGTTGGGGTTCTCGTAGTAGTAGAGGTTGCCCTCGGAGTCGAGGAAGTAGCCGTTTCCAACGACACCCGATCGGTTGCCTCCCATCGAGGCGGCGCTGTTGGTCTCGTGCACGTACGCCCAGGCGTTACCCGCAGCCGACACCGTGACCGGCGCGGCGGCGGTGGCACTGGAGGTCGACGCGGCGATCGTGACCGTTGCGGCGGTGCCGCTCGCCTTCACTCCGCTGAGCACGACCTCGCCGTTCGCGTCGGTCGAGAAGGGGCGCGAGCCGGTCTCGCCGTTCGACCAGGTGAGTCCTGCCGGAAGGGTGACGGTGACGAGAGTGCCGGTGGGCGGCGCGGTCGTACCGTCGGTGGTCGCCTTGATGACGACGTCCTTCAGGGTGCCGCACGCAGCGACCGTGTAGGGCCCGTTCGTGAAGGCGAGCGTCGGCGCCTCGCCCGACGCCGCCGCGAGCGGTGCGCCGACAGCGGTGGCGACGACCGGGATCGTCCAGGCGGCGCCGGCGACGAGAGTGCGGCGCTGAACGCCTCCATTCGAGTCGCGGACGAAATCGGGCTGATTGTGAGTCATGAGAACCTTTCGCTTTATGGGGACGGTCAGATGATGACGATCCCTCGCGCTCGGGTCCACCGCAGCGGCGGTTTTGCATACCTGTTGCGGCCTAGCTTGTATACGTAATGCATCCGTATGTGGACGAGCGTCGCTGACGGCTATTTTCGGATTGCCGATCAACGTCGAGAATCCTCCCCGCCCGGAGCGAGACGGCGTCGCGGCCCGATCGGAGCGAGCGCCGAATGATTCTTCGCGGTGATGCCGGCACAGCCTGGTTCTCGTCTCGCGGACTCACACCGACGGGCCCGTCCGAGGTGGTCGTCGACGAAAGGACATTGCCCGGTCTCCGCCTCACGAGGACGTGGCACAGCCCGGTATCAGGAATTCTCGAAGCACCGCAGAACGCACTACTCGTCATACTTCAGCTCGACTCTTCTCTGGATATCCAGCCGTGGCAGGAGGGGCATGGATCATCGGACCTTGTGGAGGTTCTCGCTGGTGACTCGTTCGCAGTCGAAGCCGGACAGCGGATACTGATGCAGTCGACCACGGCAGGCGCGCGCATCGAGATCGAATTGCAGGAAGAAGAGCCATCGGGCCTCGACGAGGCGGCCTTTCCCGCGCTTCTCTGGAGGCGCCAGGATCAGGGGTGGTCGCATTCGGCGCTGGTCTCGCTCATCAATGTCGTGCTCAATCTCGATCAGGACGCCCCCGTGACCGATTCGTTTCATTTCGTCGCGGCTGTTCGGGCGTGTTGGAGCGCATTCCTCCCGCACGCTGTCACCACCTCGGAAGCCGTCGCGGACTCCGCTGCACACACGCTCGCACGGAGAGCCTTGACGAGCATCGAGACGCGAGCATTGGACCCGAACTTCACCGTCAATAGACTCGCCGAGGAATTGGGTGTCACCCGCGCCTATCTGTGGCGAGTAGTCAAAGACGAGACATCCACTACGCCCAGCGATATGCTTCGCGCTATCCGGCGCCGCGCGGCCGTCGCATTCACAGAAGAGAGCCGAAAGGCGGGCATCCGCTTGACTATGGACGAGCTGGCGCAGAAGGCGGGATTCGGCTCGGTGGACTCCCTTCGACGCGCCTTGAAGACAAGAGAGCACCACGACCCGCTCCCCTAGCAGGCCACCCGTCCTCGCGAGACCTGGAACCACCCGCGCGGGCATCCGACGGCCTCTGCTCGACGAAGAACGGCCCCTACCGCCAGAAGCGGTCGAGGCCGTTCTTCCGCCTGTCTACGCGCAGGGCTGGGTGACCACGTAGTTCGCGAAGTTGTCGCCGTTGCTGTAGGTCGAGACAGCACTGACGTTCCGGGCGACGACGGTGTTCGTGTAGTACAGGTCGCCGTTGTCTGCGAGGTAGTAGCCGGAGCCGACGGGGGTCGAGCCGGCCGGGACGCTGGGGAAGTAGGCCGTCGGTCCGGCGGTTCCCGCCTGACCCGCCGCCCCCGAGTTCGTGACGAAGTTGGCATAGTTGCCCTGCTGGGCACTGTACGTCGAGACGGAGGCGACGTCGGAGACGACCAGGGTGTTCGTGTAGTACAGGTCGCCGTCGTCGGTGAGGTAGTAGCCGGAGCCGACCGGCGTGGACCCGAGGGGAACCGACGTGAACTGATCAGGGCCGGACGCGTTCCCGACCTGGAAGGCGGTGCCGCTGGTCGTGACGTAGTTCGCGAAGTTCTGGCCCGCGTTGCTGTAGCTCGAGGCGGATGCGACACCGGTGGCGACGACCGTGTTCGTGTAGTACAGGTCACCGTTGGGAGCGAGGAAGAAGCCGGAGCCGACGGGCGTCGATCCGCTCGGGACGCTCGAGAAGTAGGTGGGCACGCCCGACACCCCCACCTGACCCGCGACTCCGGCGGCCGTGATGAAGTTCGCGAAGTTGCCTCCCTGGTTGCTGTAGGTCTCGACGGAGTCGATACCCGTGGCCATCACGGAGTTCGTGTAGTAGAGGTCACCGTTCGGAGCCAGGAAGTATCCGGAACCGACCGGCTCGGACCCTGCCGGCACGGAGGTGAACGCGCTGACTCCGGAGCCGACGCCGATCTGGAAGGCACCGCCGACGCGCGGCGCCGAGAGCGCAGCCGTCGCCGTGGCGGCGCCCGCACTCGCGACGATCGTCGAGTCTCCGCCGCCCGCAGGGACCGTGATCGGAGGGAGGAGCACCGATCCGTCCGCCCCGGAGGTGAAGGGCCTCGACGTGCTGCCGTCGTCGAAGGTGTAGCCGCCGGAGAGGGTGATGGTGACGGACTCGCCTGGAGCGACAGCGCCGCCACTGCTCACCACGACTCGGGCGTTGTCGATGGTGCCGCACGCGGAGCCGGTGTACTGCGGCAGATCGAATGCGAGGGTGAGCGCCTCGCCCGATGCCGCTGCGAGCGGTGCGCCGATCGCGGTCGCGACGACCGGGATCGTCCAGGCCGCGCCGGCGACGATCGTGCGGCGCTGGACGCCGTCGGAGCCCGTGAAGGTCGCGCCCGCCTGCACTGCGGATGAAGTGTCGTTCTTGGTCATTCGGATTTCCTAACGTCGACGAGAACAGATGACGTGAGTGATCTTCGACACCGAGAGACGGGAAATCATCTTTCGCGAGAGGAGATGCGCGTCTGACGTTCGTCTCTGCGCGTCTGACGTCCGTCCTTTTGCCGTGACGGTCGGAGCGGTCGAATGTGGTCCTATGTCCGAGGGGTGCTGGCGCGCGGACCCCCGAGGATCGACAGTCCGAATCCGATCGAGGTGGTTCCGTGAACGCCTCCTCGTCCGAAAGGCGAATCGCGCTGACGGGGCCTTCCGCCCGGGAATGGCTGCGGCGACGAGGATGGAGCCTCTCGGAGGAGACGGGCCCGCAGCAGCTCTACGCCGACGAGATCCGCCGGCACGACTTCGTCATCCGACGACAGTGGACATCGACGATCTCCGGCCGGTGGACGGCGCTCGATCCTGACATCACCCAGGTCACCCTCGTCATCGAAGGGGATGCGCGAGTCGAGATCGGAGGGAAGGAGAGTCGCCTTCACGGCGGGTACGCCATCTGGCGGGACCGAAGGGCGAAGGTGTCGCTGGAGTCACCGACACCTCTCGCGCTGATGCAGATCGAGAGCGCAGGCGTCCCCCGTGATTTCATCTCGGCAGAGCGGGGCGACGGAGCCGTTTTCGAACCGCTTCCCGCGTTACGGGAGATGCTCGCTGGCCAGATCTCCGCCACGTTGAACTCCGAGATCGAGCCGTCGATGAACGAGTTCGCCTATCTGCAGGGATCGATCGAGTACGCGACCATGGCACTCCTGCTCGGCGTCGAGAAGAAGGCGAGGGGGAGGGATCTCTATCACCGCGCAGCCGACATCCTGATCACTCGCGCAAGCGATCCCGAGCTGACTCTCGACGAGGTCGCCGAAGAGTTGCGGATATCGAAGTCGCACGTGCAACGCGCCTTTCGAAACGCAGGGACGACACCCCTCACCTTCCTGGAACGAAGAAGGGTGACGATCGCTCGCACATTGCTCGAGGACGGCACGAGCCCGACGAGTGAGGAGGTCGATTCGGTCGCGCGCCGCGCGGGATTCTCGTCCACTCGGATGATGAAGGACGCGTTCCGGCGGGAAGCGGCTCGTGCGAGGAAGGACTAGTCGCTCTCGCTCGGACTCCAGCCGGCGGAAGCTCGCCGACGGGGTCCAGGACCCGACCGGCGATCGCGGGGTCGAACCACGGAGGAGCCCCGGTACCGGCTCGACGGTCGGTCGAGCGCTCGTACCGGGACCGGATCAGCGCCGACGGCGCGGTCAGCAGCCGCCGGTCGTGTAGCTGGCGATGAGGGCGCCACCGGGGTGGTCGTAGGCACTTCGCGTCGAGCACGCCCTTCGCGATGATCTCGGTCGTGGACCCGTTGTTGTACAGAAGCGTGCCGTCCGGCATGAGGAAGAACCGGTCGCCGACGACAGCGGCGGCCGAGGGGACGATCGCCCGAGGACAAACCCGGGCGATCGTCCGACGTCCAG encodes the following:
- a CDS encoding helix-turn-helix domain-containing protein encodes the protein MQSTTAGARIEIELQEEEPSGLDEAAFPALLWRRQDQGWSHSALVSLINVVLNLDQDAPVTDSFHFVAAVRACWSAFLPHAVTTSEAVADSAAHTLARRALTSIETRALDPNFTVNRLAEELGVTRAYLWRVVKDETSTTPSDMLRAIRRRAAVAFTEESRKAGIRLTMDELAQKAGFGSVDSLRRALKTREHHDPLP
- a CDS encoding helix-turn-helix transcriptional regulator translates to MNASSSERRIALTGPSAREWLRRRGWSLSEETGPQQLYADEIRRHDFVIRRQWTSTISGRWTALDPDITQVTLVIEGDARVEIGGKESRLHGGYAIWRDRRAKVSLESPTPLALMQIESAGVPRDFISAERGDGAVFEPLPALREMLAGQISATLNSEIEPSMNEFAYLQGSIEYATMALLLGVEKKARGRDLYHRAADILITRASDPELTLDEVAEELRISKSHVQRAFRNAGTTPLTFLERRRVTIARTLLEDGTSPTSEEVDSVARRAGFSSTRMMKDAFRREAARARKD